A genome region from Bacteroidales bacterium includes the following:
- a CDS encoding nicotinate-nucleotide adenylyltransferase, with protein sequence MKKTGLFFGSFNPVHNGHMIIANYILEYTDLEQIFFVVSPQNPFKKRANLLEDYHRLVLVEEAVGDSTKYYACDIEFKMPKPSYTIDTLTYLKERYPKKEFSLIMGSDNLKSFHKWKNSNQIIENHMLYIYPRPGFDDSKFKEVGNITLVNAPLMEISSTFIRNAVKEKKDVRYFMPERAWNYMKEMHFYEK encoded by the coding sequence ATGAAGAAAACAGGTTTATTTTTCGGTTCATTTAATCCCGTGCATAACGGGCATATGATTATTGCAAATTATATCTTGGAATATACTGATTTGGAACAGATTTTTTTTGTTGTAAGTCCGCAAAATCCGTTTAAAAAGAGAGCAAACTTATTAGAAGATTATCACCGATTGGTTTTGGTTGAAGAAGCTGTTGGTGATTCAACAAAATATTATGCCTGCGATATTGAATTTAAGATGCCGAAACCGTCTTACACCATTGATACTTTAACATATTTAAAAGAAAGATATCCTAAAAAAGAATTCTCACTTATAATGGGAAGTGATAATTTAAAAAGTTTTCATAAATGGAAAAATTCAAATCAAATCATTGAAAATCATATGCTTTATATTTATCCTCGCCCGGGTTTTGATGATTCAAAATTTAAGGAAGTTGGAAATATTACTCTTGTTAATGCTCCTTTAATGGAAATTTCTTCTACATTTATTCGTAATGCTGTAAAAGAAAAAAAAGATGTTCGATATTTTATGCCCGAAAGAGCTTGGAATTATATGAAAGAAATGCACTTTTACGAAAAATAA
- a CDS encoding DUF6485 family protein: MECKKEKNMSYCNCSYPCSSKGICCDCIASHRRIGELPACYFPDDIEKGYDRSVQNFITVVQERGTGYLR, encoded by the coding sequence ATGGAATGTAAAAAAGAAAAAAATATGAGTTATTGCAACTGTTCCTATCCTTGTTCTTCAAAAGGGATTTGTTGTGATTGTATTGCTTCGCACAGGAGAATAGGAGAATTGCCTGCATGTTATTTTCCTGATGATATTGAAAAAGGGTATGACCGTTCTGTTCAAAACTTTATAACTGTTGTTCAAGAAAGGGGAACGGGTTATTTGAGATAA
- a CDS encoding ATP-binding protein has product MEALLFKIILESQRSIAAKKNIKRNYRIPKTDHINVLTGIRRCGKTYTLYEQAKKIHPERVLFIDFEDERLVNLNNLENYDIILDSYKHLYPNRKPVLFFDEIQNLNNWHLYLKRLHVAGYKIYATGSNAFLLSKEIATFLKGRSLETNIYPFSFNEFLLLKSKSFTKKDFIINIPEILHYFDEYLIYGAFPEVIKSSENDKRSVMKNIYSLLFYKDLIVKFDKSEYLMRLVLSKISENITKEFSISSLARKIMPIHKTTIPTVTDYFNILPEPFLTSNVYQYRKSFVHREAKRKTYFTDNSFITLNQVDVNKGKLLENLVFNVLKRKHEDIYYYKTHNNLEVDFFVNPEHERKLIQVSFSLNDFETKQRELRALKKAMKELEINESYIFSYNEEDVIKDNGFIIYVVPVWKYLLTESDYTRK; this is encoded by the coding sequence ATGGAAGCATTATTATTTAAGATAATTCTTGAAAGTCAGCGAAGTATAGCAGCAAAAAAGAATATAAAAAGAAATTACAGAATACCTAAAACCGACCATATAAATGTGTTAACCGGAATAAGAAGATGCGGAAAAACTTATACATTGTATGAACAAGCCAAGAAAATTCATCCTGAACGAGTTTTATTTATAGATTTTGAAGATGAACGTTTAGTTAACTTAAATAATTTGGAAAATTACGATATAATACTTGACAGTTACAAACATCTTTATCCTAACAGAAAACCCGTTTTATTTTTCGATGAAATCCAAAATTTAAATAATTGGCATTTGTATTTAAAAAGACTTCATGTAGCCGGATATAAAATATATGCAACCGGCAGCAATGCTTTTTTATTAAGTAAAGAAATAGCCACTTTTTTGAAAGGCAGAAGTTTGGAAACAAATATTTATCCGTTTTCATTTAATGAATTTTTATTGTTGAAGTCAAAAAGCTTCACTAAAAAAGATTTTATCATAAATATTCCCGAAATATTGCATTATTTTGATGAATATCTTATATACGGAGCTTTCCCGGAAGTTATTAAATCTTCTGAAAATGATAAAAGAAGTGTTATGAAAAATATATACTCGTTATTATTCTATAAAGATTTAATAGTAAAATTTGATAAAAGCGAATATTTAATGAGATTGGTACTTTCAAAAATATCAGAAAATATTACAAAAGAGTTTTCGATATCAAGTTTAGCAAGAAAGATAATGCCGATTCATAAAACGACTATTCCGACAGTAACAGATTACTTTAATATTTTACCGGAACCTTTTTTAACTTCAAATGTTTATCAATACAGAAAATCATTTGTTCACAGAGAGGCAAAACGGAAAACATATTTTACGGATAATTCATTCATTACTTTAAATCAAGTAGATGTAAATAAAGGAAAATTACTTGAAAATCTCGTGTTTAATGTTTTAAAAAGAAAGCATGAAGATATTTATTATTATAAAACACATAATAATCTTGAAGTTGATTTTTTTGTAAATCCGGAACATGAGCGGAAGTTGATACAAGTGAGTTTTTCATTGAATGATTTTGAAACAAAACAAAGGGAATTGAGAGCATTAAAGAAAGCAATGAAAGAACTTGAAATCAATGAATCTTATATATTTTCTTATAATGAAGAAGATGTAATTAAAGATAACGGTTTCATAATTTAT
- a CDS encoding 3'-5' exonuclease, which produces MKLNLKKPIAFFDLETTGIDVSKDRIVEIAILKINPNQSTESKTMRINPTIPIPKEVTKIHGISDEDVKDAPTFKQEAKNIARFIEGCDLAGYNSNKFDIPLLAEEFLRADVDFSLKNRNFIDVQVIFHKKEQRTLTAAYKFYCKKELEGAHGAEADTNATYEVLQAQLDMYDDLENDIEALSKISYHKKSADLVGRIVYNKKGEEVFAFGKHNGKTVEEVLEKDPGYFAWMLNADFPLYTKKVLTEIKLRKSGLQK; this is translated from the coding sequence ATGAAACTAAATTTAAAGAAACCGATTGCCTTTTTCGACCTTGAAACGACCGGAATTGATGTCAGCAAAGACCGCATTGTTGAAATTGCAATTTTAAAAATAAATCCGAATCAAAGTACGGAATCCAAAACCATGAGGATAAATCCTACAATTCCGATACCAAAAGAGGTAACGAAAATTCACGGAATATCGGATGAAGACGTGAAAGATGCACCAACATTTAAACAAGAGGCAAAAAATATTGCAAGATTTATAGAAGGTTGTGATTTAGCCGGTTACAATTCCAATAAGTTTGATATTCCGCTTTTGGCTGAAGAGTTTTTAAGAGCAGATGTTGATTTTTCATTAAAAAACAGAAACTTTATAGATGTTCAGGTAATTTTTCATAAAAAAGAACAAAGAACTTTAACAGCAGCTTATAAATTTTATTGCAAAAAAGAATTGGAAGGTGCTCACGGAGCCGAAGCAGATACTAATGCAACTTATGAAGTGTTGCAAGCACAATTAGATATGTATGATGATTTAGAAAATGACATTGAAGCATTGTCAAAAATATCATATCATAAAAAAAGTGCCGATCTTGTCGGAAGAATTGTTTATAATAAGAAAGGTGAAGAAGTTTTTGCTTTCGGAAAACATAACGGCAAAACCGTTGAAGAAGTCCTTGAAAAAGATCCCGGTTATTTTGCTTGGATGTTGAATGCAGACTTTCCGCTTTATACAAAAAAAGTATTGACTGAAATTAAGTTAAGGAAAAGTGGATTGCAAAAATAA
- a CDS encoding fumarylacetoacetate hydrolase family protein, whose amino-acid sequence MKIICIGRNYADHIKEMNSNIPEKPIFFLKPETSILVKNRPFYYPEFSKEIHYETEIVIKINRLGKHIEEKFAHRYYSEIGLGIDFTARDLQRECKKKGLPWEIAKGFEHSAPLTETFVNKEDLPENISFKLGLNGKTVQKGNTKDMIFSFDKLISYLSKFFTLKIGDLIFTGTPAGVGEVKIGDNLKGYMEDRLMFDFKVK is encoded by the coding sequence ATGAAAATTATTTGCATAGGCAGAAATTATGCCGACCACATTAAAGAAATGAACAGCAATATTCCGGAAAAACCGATTTTTTTTTTGAAACCGGAAACATCAATATTAGTCAAAAATCGACCGTTTTATTATCCTGAATTTTCAAAAGAGATACATTACGAAACAGAAATTGTGATTAAGATTAACAGATTAGGAAAACATATTGAAGAAAAATTTGCTCACAGATATTATTCTGAAATTGGTCTCGGAATTGATTTTACGGCAAGAGATTTACAAAGAGAATGCAAAAAGAAGGGCTTGCCGTGGGAAATTGCAAAAGGTTTTGAGCATTCGGCTCCTTTAACAGAAACCTTTGTTAATAAAGAAGATTTACCTGAAAATATTAGTTTTAAATTAGGTCTTAACGGAAAAACAGTTCAAAAAGGCAATACAAAAGATATGATTTTTTCTTTTGATAAATTGATTAGCTATCTTTCAAAATTCTTCACTCTTAAAATAGGAGATTTAATTTTCACAGGAACACCTGCCGGAGTCGGGGAAGTTAAAATCGGTGATAATTTGAAGGGTTATATGGAAGATAGATTGATGTTTGATTTTAAAGTAAAATAA